From a region of the Tursiops truncatus isolate mTurTru1 chromosome 2, mTurTru1.mat.Y, whole genome shotgun sequence genome:
- the SERPINA4 gene encoding LOW QUALITY PROTEIN: kallistatin (The sequence of the model RefSeq protein was modified relative to this genomic sequence to represent the inferred CDS: inserted 3 bases in 2 codons; substituted 3 bases at 3 genomic stop codons): protein MVGNELLCKPAALLPCRGTARVDALGVRYSPASSFAGVENLRAQKVHLTDCLLLRLAGLLVLSRGQRHPEHHGRGHIHCPHQEAPGPGEGSPSLKVPAGDTAFALRFYHLMASQPYGSNVFSPPSISAAYAMLSLGVRXHSRTQILEGLGFNLTEVSVSDMHRGFQNLLHTLHXPGDGLEIRVDSTLLLSLELPLLPRFLNDSVTFYESKLFHTNFDDSEGTTQLINNQVREETRGKIVDLVNELSVDTTMVPVNYIYFKALWETPSIPLMTSPHDFYVDEDTVVKVPVMLQDTQHRWCLHDRYLLCSVLRMDYKGNATALFILPNXGNMEQVEEVLTPEMLTGWRKLKLYSPKFSISGSYKLDQILPKLGITDLFSXQADLSGITEQLNLQVSKSFHKAILVVDEVGTQAAAATSGFVTFWSRDNHXKPFLVEIFSTNTQSILFLGKVVNSTKP from the exons ATGGTGGGCAATGAGCTGCTCTGTAAACCTGCAGCCCTGCTGCCGTGTCGCGGCACCGCACGCGTGGACGCACTGGGCGTTCGCTACTCCCCTGCAAGCTCATTTGCAGGAGTTGAGA ACCTGAGAGCACAGAAGGTACATCTTACCGACTGCCTGCTCCTCCGTCTGGCTGGACTACTGGTCCTTTCTCGAGGTCAGCGGCATCCCGAGCATCACGGCCGGGGTCACATCCACTGCCCCCATCAGGAGGCTCCGGGCCCAGGTGAGGGCTCCCCCAGCCTCAAGGTCCCTGCAGGCGATACTGCCTTTGCTCTCCGCTTCTACCACCTGATGGCTTCCCAGCCCTACGGGAGTAATGTCTTCTCCCCGCCGAGCATCTCCGCCGCCTACGCCATGCTGTCCCTGGGGGTCCGCTAGCACAGCCGGACCCAGATCCTCGAGGGTCTCGGCTTCAATCTCACAGAGGTGTCAGTATCTGACATGCACAGGGGCTTCCAGAACCTTCTGCACACTCTCC CTCCCGGCGACGGGCTGGAGATACGTGTGGACAGCACCCTGTTGTTGAGCCTGGAGCTGCCGCTCCTTCCGAGATTCCTTAATGACTCCGTGACCTTCTATGAGTCCAAACTCTTCCACACCAACTTCGACGACTCTGAGGGCACAACCCAGCTTATCAACAACCAAGTCAGGGAGGAAACTCGAGGGAAGATTGTGGATTTGGTCAACGAGCTCAGCGTGGATACCACGATGGTGCCAGTGAATTACATTTACTTCAAAG ctctgtgggaGACGCCATCCATCCCCTTGATGACCTCTCCCCATGACTTCTACGTTGATGAGGATACAGTAGTCAAGGTGCCTGTGATGCTGCAGGATACCCAGCACCGCTGGTGTCTTCACGACAGATACTTGCTCTGTTCGGTGCTACGGATGGATTACAAAGGAAACGCAACAGCCCTTTTCATCCTTCCTAACTGAGGGAACATGGAGCAGGTGGAAGAGGTTTTGACTCCAGAGATGCTGACAGGGTGGAG GAAGCTCAAGTTGTATAGCCCCAAATTCTCCATTTCTGGCTCCTATAAATTAGATCAGATTTTGCCCAAGCTGGGCATCACGGACTTGTTCTCGTAGCAGGCTGACTTGTCTGGCATCACTGAACAGCTAAACCTGCAGGTGTCCAAG AGTTTCCACAAAGCCATCCTGGTGGTGGATGAGGTTGGCACCCAGGCTGCAGCAGCCACCAGTGGCTTTGTCACCTTCTGGTCCCGGGACAATCA GAAGCCCTTCCTTGTGGAGATCTTTTCCACCAACACCCAGAGCATCCTCTTTCTGGGAAAGGTTGTCAACTCCACGAAGCCATAG